In Megalobrama amblycephala isolate DHTTF-2021 linkage group LG10, ASM1881202v1, whole genome shotgun sequence, one DNA window encodes the following:
- the ly6pge gene encoding lymphocyte antigen 6 family member pge, giving the protein MRAVHFFLLLGLGLILLTAHSEALKCYTCMGSTDEDCNRQGSKTCPSYSDACAVVRGHGSGVMKSCSYKSFCSQANSQGYRAPGVKVHCCYSDDCNVAGHGTRNSTGFGFLLGLLLFVWHLLSN; this is encoded by the exons ATGAGAGCGGTCCATTTCTTCCTGCTGCTGGGCCTGGGCCTCATCCTCCTCACGGCTCACA GTGAGGCGCTGAAGTGCTACACCTGCATGGGCTCTACAGATGAAGACTGTAATCGCCAGGGCTCCAAAACGTGTCCGAGCTACTCAGATGCATGTGCTGTTGTTCGGGGACATGGGA GTGGTGTAATGAAGTCGTGCTCGTACAAATCCTTCTGCAGCCAGGCTAACAGCCAGGGCTACAGAGCTCCAGGGGTCAAAGTTCACTGCTGCTACTCTGATGACTGCAATGTGGCAGGACACGGCACCAGAAACAGCACAGGCTTCGGCTTCCTTCTGGGCCTTCTGTTATTCGTCTGGCATCTGTTGTCAAACTAA